The following nucleotide sequence is from Polyangia bacterium.
TGTACGCCGTCTATCACGGCCCGCACGGCCTGCGCGCCATCGCCGAGCGGGTGGCGGCGCTGACGGCGATCTTGGCACGCGGCCTTCGGCGCCTGGGCGTCATGGTCAAGCACCAGCACGTCTTCGATACGTTGCGCATCGAAGGCGCGCCGGCGGCGATCGCGGTCTGGCACGCGGCGGCCGAAGCGCGGCGCATGAACTTTCGCCGCCTCAACGACGGCGCGCTGGGAATTTCGCTGGACGAGACCACCTGCGCCAGCGACGTGCAGGAGCTGTGGGCGGTGTTCGCCGACGGCGGCGCGATCGGCAAAGGCGCGGGCCCAGGAGCGGTCGGCTTCACCGTCGACGAACTGGCGCGCGAGCTGGAAACCCCGGGCGCCTGGCCGCGGGCGCTGGCGCGCACGTCGGGCTATCTCAGCCACCCGGTCTTCAACACCCACCACTCGGAGACCGAGATGCTGCGCTACATGCGTGGCCTCGAGGGGCGCGATCTCTCGCTGACCCATTCGATGATCCCGCTGGGCTCGTGCACGATGAAGCTGAACGCCACCGCCGAGATGCTGCCCATCACCCGGCCCGAGTGGAACCGACTGCACCCGTTCGCCCCCGTGGCCCAGGCTGCAGGTTACACCGTGATCTTCCGGCAACTGGAAGCGATGCTGGCCGAGGTGACCGGTTTTCCCGGCGTATCGCTGCAACCGAACGCCGGCTCGCAGGGTGAATACGCCGGCCTGCTGGTGATTCGCGCGTACCACGCCAGCCGCGGCGAAGGCCGGCGCGACGTCTGCTTGATCCCACAGTCCGCCCACGGCACCAACCCGGCGTCGGCGGCGATGGCCGGGTACAAGGTGGTCGTCGTCGCCACCGACGATCACGGCAACGTCGATCTCGCTGATCTCGAGACCAAGGCGCGCCAGCACCGCGAGCAACTGGCGGCGCTGATGGTGACGTACCCGTCGACCCACGGCGTGTTCGAGGAGGACATTCAAAAACTCTGCGCCGTGGTGCACGAACACGGCGGTCAGGTCTACATGGACGGCGCCAACATGAACGCCCAGGTGGGCCTGTGCCGGCCGGCAGACATCGGCGCCGACGTTTGCCACCTGAACCTGCACAAGACGTTCTGCATCCCGCACGGCGGCGGCGGTCCCGGCATGGGCCCCATCGCCGTGGCCGCGCACCTGGCGCCGTTTCTTCCGACGCACCCGCTGGTGGCGACGGGCGGCACGCAGGGCATCGGCGCGGTGTCGGCGGCGCCGTGGGGCAGCGCCAGCATCCTGCTTATCTCATGGGCATACGCGCGCATGATGGGCGGCGCCGGCCTGACCGAGGCGACAAAGATGGCCATTCTGAACGCCAACTACGTCGCCCGCCGCCTGGAATCTTCGTATCCGGTTTTCTATCGGGGCAAAAACGGTCGCGTCGCGCACGAGTGCATCCTGGACGTGCGCCACCTGAAAAAAGCCGCCGGCATCGAGGTGGACGACATCGCCAAGCGATTGATGGACTACGGCTTTCACGCCCCGACGATGTCGTTCCCCATCCCCGGCACGCTGATGATCGAGCCGACGGAAAGCGAATCCAAAGCCGAGCTGGATCGCTTCTGCGAGGCGATGATCAGCATCCGCGCCGAGATCAAAGAGATCGAGGACGGCGCCGCCCCGCGCGACAACAACCTTTTGAAGAACGCGCCCCACACCGCGGCGGCGCTGCTGGCCACCGAATGGAAAGCGCCGTACGCGCGCGAACGCGCCGCGTATCCGTTACCGTCGATCCGCACGCACAAGTTCTGGCCCTCGGTGGGGCGCCTCAACAACGTCCTGGGCGACCGGCAACTGTTCTGCACCTGTCCGCCGCTGCAGTAGAATTGCCGCTCATTCGATTCGCCCTCAGTAACGCCTGACCGCAATCAGTGAAACGTCAGCGCCCGATCCATCGCCATCCGGCCGCCCTGGGGTCTCGTGAAGGTCCAGCTGGCCATGCGTAGCTTCACGCAGGACATCACCTCGGGGTCAACAGGCGCGGTCGCCACCACCTGCGTGCCTGCCACCGTGCCCGACGGCAGGATGATCCAGCGCAGCTCCAGCGCCTTGGCCAGAACCTGCGCGGGCGCCACCCGTTTGTGACGGGCGACGTCGACGCGACAGCTGCGGGCCATCGACAGCCGCGCCTGCAGTTCCTGATCAAGCAGGATCGGATCGATGAATCCGCGCGGCTCTGACTTTCGCTGCGCTTGGTCCTCGGCTTCGTCGGTGTTCACCGCCTTGGCCACCGAGTTTTCCGCCGGCAGGTTCAAGGCCGCCCGCCGCTCGATGCCCACGCCACCCTCGATGCTGGCGCTGCCCACGCGGCCGGTCTCGCGCAGCGAAGGACCCTTCGCCAGCAGCGCCGGCGCGGGCTCGGGCTTCTTGTCCTCGCCGCTGGACGAGCGGGGAAATCCCACCGAACAAATTGCCACCACCACCGCGAGACAGCTGGTTCGCCCACGCATGAGTCACCTTCCTTCCCCTCGCGAAGGCTCTCGAACCAGGCGCCCGCAGAACCCGCACGACCAATATTCAAGCTGGACGCCCGAGGATGCAACGTCAAGACGCTGCGGGTCACAATCGGCCCAGCAGCAGCGCGCTGTGTTTCAGTCGTTGTAGCGGAACCAGCGCATCTTGGTGGCGCCGTTCAGATCCAGCAGAAATCCCAGGCCGAAATTGATCAGCCCCGACCGTTCAATCAACTGGCGCGGTGGATTCGGGAATGGCTGGGCTTGCCGAAACGCTTCGATCGCCTCGTCATCCAGGAACTCCAAACCGCTCGGCTGTTCCAGTGAGACATTGGCCAGCGTGCCGTCCGGGCGAATTTGCACGCGCACCAGCGTGTAGCGATTTTGATGGCCATAAACCGCGCCGGTGGGATCCCGACGACGATAAACCTCCTCGGGGTGCCAATGCTCGGCGACCTGTTTCTTCACCCGGTTGAAGAACGAAGCGAAACGCCACTTCTTCGAGTTCAGGGCGGTCTCGTCGCCATCGTCGATGTCCTTCAGCAGATCCTGCGTGCCGCCGCCGATGGCCCGGGCCAGCTGCTCTTCGGTGGGCATCAGCGACGGCGTGGCGCCCGATTGCGCGCCGCCCCCGGTCGCCCGCCGCGGCGGCGTGTCGCCACCCAGCTGTGGCAGCGCGTCCTCGGAAGGCGACGCCGTCGAATCTGGCGCCGCCCCGTATCGACTGCCGGGCTGCTGGCCTTTGATCGCCGGCGCCAGCGGCCCAGGCGGTCGCAGCGCCCGACCCAGCGTCGGTTCACGCATGGCCAGTCGTCCGTCTGGCGGCTGCGACGACGGCGTGGCGGGCAGCCGCTGCGGCCGCGGCTCGCCGGTGGCGTCGCCCTGCTGCGCCTTCTCGTCGAATTTGCCGAACTTCTTCCTCTCCTTGACCACCGTGCTGTCGTGCTCGGAAGCAAAGCGCGCTTCGTCAGGTCGTTTTTCTTGGCGCGGGACGGGGATGTCGACCACCTGACCAGGCGCCTTGATCGAATCGATCTCTTTCTTCACCTCTTCGGCCTTGCGCTGCTCGTCCTGGCGTTCAAGGTCGGCGATGATCTGGCGCGCGGCTTCGTCGTCCACCATGCCGACGTCGATGGATGGCCCATCGTTCGATCGCTCGGCGATCTGCTTTTGAATGTCGGCGTTCCGCGGGCCCAGGATGTACAAGCCAAGACCGCCCAGCAGGACCAACTCGGCATGGACCAAGGCCGCGACGATCAGCCAAAAGCCGATGCGCCGGGGTGGCTGCCGTCTGTTCGTGTGATGGGGACTGGTGCTACCCACTGCGTACCCCCAAGACCAAATCTAACGCGCGGCGGTCCTCGTTCCCGTCCATTCTACGGCAGCGACCGTGCCCCGCGGGCAATAACCCATCGCCTGCCATGTCATCGCACCACCGGGTTGTCGAATCCCACCCGCATCGACATCGGAATCGGCCGCGCGGTGGCTGGATCGGGCATGGGCGGAAATGGCGCTGCGCGCAAGACGGCCCGCACCGCTTCGCTGTCGAATTCGTCGAAGCCGGATGATTTCACCACCCGCACCCCGTCGCTGATTTTTCCGTCCGCGCGCAAGGTGAAGAAAACGATGGTCTCGCCTTGTTCCAGCCGCAAGGCCAGGGCCTTGGGAAAGACGCGCTCACGGTTGACCCGACCGACGATCTCCTGAATGTAGCGATCGTAGCGGCGATCGCGCGTCCGCTCGCTGACCGCCGGTCCACGTTGGTCGATGGCGGTCGCACCGGTTTCGCTGGGCGCCGCTCCGGCAGACGGCCTCGCCCCCGCACCTGGATCAAGCCCCGGGCCTTGCCCGTTGGTGGTATCGATCTTGGCAGTGGCTGCTGGATGCGAAAAATCGGCGATCCCGGGCTGGCGTTCGGTCGATGCCAGGCGCATCGCGCGATCGTCTGCGGCCGGACCACGTTGTTCGTCGTCGAATGTCCGCTTGCCTTGCTCGGCGTCCAGCGGACCCTGGCCGCGATCGGCGACCACCGCTTCGGCGACGCGCGGCACGTCGACCGCGGTGGTGACGCCGGCGCGCGTGCCCTCGGTGGTGCCGGCGCCTTTTTCTTCGGTGCCTTGATCGGGGGCGGCGTACTGCGCCGAGGCCGGCAGCCGCGCCGGCGTGCGCGAGCGCGCGGCGTCCCCTATGCCGACCAGGCGTTCGCGCCGGATCGCTTGCGGCGAGGAAGCCTGGGCGGCGGTGCGTTGGCGCGACGGTTGCGCGACGGTGGCGCCGTCGGTGACCCGCGCTTGCAACGCGGTCTGATCGCGACGCCAGGCGGCCGAAGGTGTGTGGCCGCCGGCGAGACCGCGATCGGCAGATGGCTTCGCCGGCAGTGGCTCGGCGGCGACGCGCGGGGCGATGGTCAACGGGACGTCATGGTCGCGGTCGGCTTGCGTCGCGTCCCACAACCGGGGCACCGGTTCTTGCGCCCGCACGATTGACGCCGCCGACGGGCTGTCGATCATCGCCACGTCGATCAGCACCGGCTCGGCCGCCATTTCGGCGGCGGCAGTGGCCAGGCTCGAGACGCCGTCCAGCGCACTGGCGCTGGCCCGGGTACGGTGCGCCAGTCCCGCCAGCAACAGTATGTGCGCCAGCGCAGACCCCAAAGCCGCCC
It contains:
- a CDS encoding TonB family protein; amino-acid sequence: MGSTSPHHTNRRQPPRRIGFWLIVAALVHAELVLLGGLGLYILGPRNADIQKQIAERSNDGPSIDVGMVDDEAARQIIADLERQDEQRKAEEVKKEIDSIKAPGQVVDIPVPRQEKRPDEARFASEHDSTVVKERKKFGKFDEKAQQGDATGEPRPQRLPATPSSQPPDGRLAMREPTLGRALRPPGPLAPAIKGQQPGSRYGAAPDSTASPSEDALPQLGGDTPPRRATGGGAQSGATPSLMPTEEQLARAIGGGTQDLLKDIDDGDETALNSKKWRFASFFNRVKKQVAEHWHPEEVYRRRDPTGAVYGHQNRYTLVRVQIRPDGTLANVSLEQPSGLEFLDDEAIEAFRQAQPFPNPPRQLIERSGLINFGLGFLLDLNGATKMRWFRYND
- the gcvP gene encoding aminomethyl-transferring glycine dehydrogenase, with the translated sequence MPVDLRHPDRFTNRHIGPDTADTAEMLRALGLGSLDALCAETVPASIRTERALELPPAESEFELLQEVARIGARNQVFRSFIGLGYSDCITPPVILRNILENPGWYTQYTPYQAEISQGRLEALLNFQTMIADLTALPMANASLLDEATAAAEAMHMIHAVALAADEPGRVFLVADDCHPQTIEVVRTRAEPLGIPVVVADVANFSFEAPDSPKVFGVLLQYPASDGAVIDHRALCERAHAAGAMVAMAADLLSLAVLTPPGELGADVTVGSAQRFGVPMGYGGPHAAFFATKSEWVRKMPGRIIGVSQDAHGQPALRMALQTREQHIRREKATSNICTAQVLLAVVASMYAVYHGPHGLRAIAERVAALTAILARGLRRLGVMVKHQHVFDTLRIEGAPAAIAVWHAAAEARRMNFRRLNDGALGISLDETTCASDVQELWAVFADGGAIGKGAGPGAVGFTVDELARELETPGAWPRALARTSGYLSHPVFNTHHSETEMLRYMRGLEGRDLSLTHSMIPLGSCTMKLNATAEMLPITRPEWNRLHPFAPVAQAAGYTVIFRQLEAMLAEVTGFPGVSLQPNAGSQGEYAGLLVIRAYHASRGEGRRDVCLIPQSAHGTNPASAAMAGYKVVVVATDDHGNVDLADLETKARQHREQLAALMVTYPSTHGVFEEDIQKLCAVVHEHGGQVYMDGANMNAQVGLCRPADIGADVCHLNLHKTFCIPHGGGGPGMGPIAVAAHLAPFLPTHPLVATGGTQGIGAVSAAPWGSASILLISWAYARMMGGAGLTEATKMAILNANYVARRLESSYPVFYRGKNGRVAHECILDVRHLKKAAGIEVDDIAKRLMDYGFHAPTMSFPIPGTLMIEPTESESKAELDRFCEAMISIRAEIKEIEDGAAPRDNNLLKNAPHTAAALLATEWKAPYARERAAYPLPSIRTHKFWPSVGRLNNVLGDRQLFCTCPPLQ
- a CDS encoding TonB family protein yields the protein MGSALAHILLLAGLAHRTRASASALDGVSSLATAAAEMAAEPVLIDVAMIDSPSAASIVRAQEPVPRLWDATQADRDHDVPLTIAPRVAAEPLPAKPSADRGLAGGHTPSAAWRRDQTALQARVTDGATVAQPSRQRTAAQASSPQAIRRERLVGIGDAARSRTPARLPASAQYAAPDQGTEEKGAGTTEGTRAGVTTAVDVPRVAEAVVADRGQGPLDAEQGKRTFDDEQRGPAADDRAMRLASTERQPGIADFSHPAATAKIDTTNGQGPGLDPGAGARPSAGAAPSETGATAIDQRGPAVSERTRDRRYDRYIQEIVGRVNRERVFPKALALRLEQGETIVFFTLRADGKISDGVRVVKSSGFDEFDSEAVRAVLRAAPFPPMPDPATARPIPMSMRVGFDNPVVR